Proteins encoded in a region of the Leopardus geoffroyi isolate Oge1 chromosome E2, O.geoffroyi_Oge1_pat1.0, whole genome shotgun sequence genome:
- the LOC123578665 gene encoding cytoplasmic tRNA 2-thiolation protein 1 → MPAPQCASCHAARAALRRPRSGQALCGACFCAAFEAEVLHTVLAGRLLPPGAVVAVGASGGKDSTVLAHVLRELAPRLGVSLRLVAVDEGIGGYRDAALAAVRRQAARWDLPLTVVAYADLFGGWTMDAVARSTAGSGRSRACCTFCGVLRRRALEEGARLVGATHIVTGHNADDMAETVLMNFLRGDAGRLARGGGLGSRGEGGALPRCRPLQLASQKEVVLYAHFRRLDYFSEECVYAPEAFRGHARHLLKLLEAARPSAALDLVHSAERLALAPAARPPPPGACSRCGALASRALCQACALLDGLQRGRPRLAIGKGRGGRDEEGSSGPPPPPPSDPGSAPGPAAGGCGAACKERCE, encoded by the exons ATGCCCGCGCCGCAGTGCGCCTCCTGCCACGCGGCGCGCGCCGCCCTCCGCCGCCCGCGCTCCGGCCAAGCGCTGTGCGGCGCCTGCTTCTGCGCCGCCTTCGAGGCCGAGGTGCTGCACACGGTGCTGGCGGGCCGCCTGCTGCCGCCCGGCGCCGTGGTGGCCGTGGGCGCCTCCGGCGGCAAGGACTCCACGGTGCTGGCGCACGTGCTGCGCGAGCTGGCGCCGCGCCTGGGCGTCTCGCTGCGCCTGGTGGCCGTGGACGAGGGCATCGGCGGCTACCGGGACGCGGCGCTGGCGGCCGTGCGGCGCCAGGCGGCGCGCTGGGACCTCCCGCTCACCGTCGTGGCCTACGCCGACCTCTTCGGGGGCTGGACGATGGACGCCGTGGCCCGCAGCACGGCCGGCTCCGGCCGCAGCCGCGCCTGCTGCACCTTCTGCGGGGTCCTGCGGCGCCGCGCGCTGGAGGAAGGGGCGCGCCTCGTGGGAGCCACGCACATCGTGACGG GCCACAACGCCGACGACATGGCGGAGACCGTGCTCATGAACTTCCTGCGGGGCGACGCGGGGCGGCTGGCCCGGGGCGGGGGCCTGGGCTCGCGGGGCGAGGGGGGCGCGCTGCCGCGCTGCCGCCCCCTGCAGCTGGCCTCGCAGAAGGAGGTGGTGCTGTACGCGCACTTCCGCCGCCTCGACTACTTCTCGGAGGAGTGCGTCTACGCGCCCGAGGCCTTCCGCGGCCACGCGCGCCACCTGCTCAAGCTCCTGGAGGCGGCGCGGCCGTCGGCGGCGCTGGACCTGGTGCACTCGGCCGAGCGCCTGGCCTTGGCCCCGGCCgcgcggcccccgccccccggcgccTGCTCCCGCTGCGGGGCGCTGGCCAGCCGCGCGCTCTGCCAGGCCTGCGCCCTCCTGGACGGGCTGCAGCGCGGCCGGCCCCGCCTGGCCATCGGCAAGGGCCGCGGGGGGCGCGACGAGGAGGGGTCGTCGGGGCCGCCACCCCCGCCTCCCAGCGACCCCGGCTCTGCGCCGGGCCCCGCCGCCGGGGGGTGCGGGGCTGCCTGTAAAGAGCGCTGCGAATAA